In Fructilactobacillus cliffordii, a single genomic region encodes these proteins:
- the cls gene encoding cardiolipin synthase, which produces MSLILEIIGIIILLNTIAAIVTVFRQPRNIAATWAWFLVLVFIPVIGFFIYAFFGRRLPKNRMLLLSGSTKKQVSALIRRQKRQLGKVTPEENTNYKILNRAQGMIEMFMNTATAPLLGNNKVDVYTNGNDFIKQLFADIENAKSSIHIEFYTFYADKIGTQTLNLLTQKAQEGVEVRVIYDAWGSMGTNEKFFRPLIEAGGKAYPFLHNRFNLIDMRVNFRDHHKVVTIDGEYGYIGGMNIGDQYMGWKKKFGNWYDCMMRVHGLGVQGLQSRFILDWNATASNDKIDPNEKEAIKKYYPDTHTDGNAAMQIVASDPISSMEQIKMGYIKLIGMGHHSIKIMTPYLIPDESVLDALKIAVKSGVRVEIMTPSMPDHAFVYRATQYYTEQLTKLGIKVYAYNNGFLHAKTMVIDDELVSIGSANLDYRSFELNFECNAFVYDKDLANRMEAIYEAAIAESTLQTHQIFANESWWLNFKQHFSRLLSPLL; this is translated from the coding sequence ATGTCATTAATCTTGGAAATTATCGGCATTATCATTTTACTAAATACGATTGCCGCGATTGTAACGGTGTTTCGGCAACCCCGAAACATCGCAGCAACTTGGGCTTGGTTTCTAGTCCTAGTCTTTATCCCAGTGATTGGATTCTTTATCTACGCCTTTTTCGGGCGTCGTTTACCTAAAAATCGGATGCTTTTGTTATCTGGAAGCACGAAGAAACAAGTTAGTGCATTAATCCGGAGACAAAAACGGCAACTTGGGAAGGTGACGCCAGAAGAAAATACCAACTACAAAATTTTAAACCGAGCGCAGGGCATGATTGAAATGTTCATGAACACGGCGACAGCACCGCTCTTGGGGAATAATAAAGTTGATGTTTATACCAATGGAAATGATTTTATTAAACAATTATTTGCGGACATCGAAAATGCCAAGAGCTCCATTCACATCGAATTCTATACCTTTTACGCCGACAAAATTGGGACGCAAACTCTCAATTTGTTAACCCAAAAGGCGCAAGAAGGGGTTGAAGTTCGGGTGATTTACGATGCCTGGGGATCAATGGGAACCAACGAAAAATTCTTCCGGCCCTTAATTGAAGCTGGTGGGAAAGCCTATCCTTTCTTGCATAACCGCTTTAATTTGATTGATATGCGTGTTAACTTCCGGGATCACCACAAGGTTGTAACGATTGATGGTGAGTACGGTTACATTGGTGGGATGAACATCGGTGACCAGTACATGGGTTGGAAGAAGAAGTTTGGAAACTGGTACGACTGTATGATGCGGGTTCATGGACTAGGGGTGCAAGGACTCCAGTCTCGTTTCATTCTGGATTGGAATGCAACAGCATCGAACGATAAGATTGATCCGAACGAAAAGGAAGCTATCAAGAAATACTATCCCGATACTCACACGGATGGCAACGCCGCCATGCAGATTGTGGCGAGTGATCCAATTTCCTCCATGGAACAAATTAAAATGGGGTACATCAAGTTAATCGGGATGGGCCACCATTCGATTAAAATTATGACGCCGTACTTAATTCCCGATGAATCGGTCCTTGATGCGCTGAAAATTGCAGTTAAATCAGGAGTTCGGGTAGAAATCATGACGCCTTCCATGCCGGACCACGCCTTTGTGTACCGGGCCACCCAGTACTACACGGAACAACTCACGAAGCTGGGGATTAAAGTTTATGCCTACAACAATGGGTTCTTGCATGCCAAAACGATGGTGATTGATGATGAACTAGTTTCCATCGGCTCTGCCAACTTGGATTATCGGAGTTTTGAACTAAACTTTGAATGTAATGCCTTTGTGTACGATAAGGACCTGGCCAACCGGATGGAAGCCATCTATGAGGCTGCAATTGCAGAAAGCACTTTGCAAACGCATCAAATCTTTGCTAACGAGTCCTGGTGGTTGAACTTTAAGCAACACTTTAGTCGGTTATTGTCACCGTTGCTCTAA
- a CDS encoding DNA-3-methyladenine glycosylase I, which yields MSNLSHRCHWAQSTNQQLVTYHDQEWGKPHLESQELFSLLSLEMMQAGLSWSTILKKRVAFMTAFHQFDYHQVAKMKPELPDLLQNAAIIRNQRKLTAIINNAQAVINLEAAGISFSDFLWDYVHHQAIKHDVPDANAVPKTIPLTDQVSQDLKQRGFQFTGPVVCYSFFQAAGLINDHENQCPFR from the coding sequence ATGTCAAACCTTTCTCATCGGTGCCACTGGGCCCAATCAACTAACCAACAGCTCGTTACTTACCACGATCAAGAGTGGGGTAAACCTCACCTTGAGAGTCAAGAACTCTTTTCGTTACTTTCGTTAGAAATGATGCAAGCTGGTTTAAGCTGGTCAACAATCCTCAAAAAGCGTGTAGCCTTTATGACTGCTTTTCACCAGTTTGATTATCATCAAGTAGCAAAGATGAAACCAGAACTGCCAGACCTATTACAAAACGCTGCCATCATCCGCAATCAGCGTAAACTCACGGCTATCATTAATAACGCCCAAGCCGTCATAAACTTGGAAGCCGCAGGAATCAGCTTTAGTGATTTTCTCTGGGACTACGTTCACCACCAGGCAATTAAACATGACGTACCAGATGCTAATGCCGTCCCCAAAACCATTCCGTTAACCGATCAAGTGAGTCAGGATCTTAAACAACGTGGTTTCCAGTTTACAGGCCCAGTGGTCTGTTATTCGTTCTTTCAGGCCGCTGGATTGATTAACGACCACGAAAATCAATGTCCATTTAGATAA
- a CDS encoding amino acid ABC transporter ATP-binding protein, giving the protein MIKFTDVQKYYGSFHALHDINLEIKDGETVVLIGPSGSGKSTLLRTINGLETVESGQLIVDGQDVASSATNLNKLRTNVGMVFQHFNLYNNKTILENITLAPKIVLKRGDKENREIAEKLLERVGLADQINKYPSQLSGGQQQRIAIARSLAMNPLAILFDEPTSALDPEMVGSVLDVMREIASNKEYTTLVVTHEMDFARAVADRVIFMADGRILEDAPTDKFFDHPESERARKFLSQVEHH; this is encoded by the coding sequence ATGATTAAATTTACGGACGTGCAAAAGTACTACGGTTCTTTTCATGCCCTTCACGACATTAACTTAGAAATTAAGGACGGGGAAACGGTGGTTCTGATTGGACCATCCGGTTCCGGGAAATCGACCTTGTTACGGACCATTAATGGATTAGAAACAGTGGAATCCGGTCAGTTAATTGTCGATGGTCAAGATGTGGCTAGTAGCGCCACTAACCTCAACAAACTGCGGACCAACGTCGGAATGGTGTTTCAACACTTCAACCTCTACAATAACAAAACGATTTTAGAAAACATCACGTTAGCACCTAAAATCGTGTTAAAACGAGGCGATAAGGAAAATCGCGAAATTGCGGAAAAGCTACTGGAACGAGTGGGGTTAGCGGACCAAATTAATAAGTACCCATCCCAGTTATCCGGGGGGCAACAACAACGAATTGCGATTGCACGTTCTTTAGCGATGAACCCCTTAGCGATTCTCTTTGATGAACCAACCTCTGCTCTAGACCCAGAAATGGTCGGCAGTGTGCTAGACGTTATGCGTGAAATTGCTTCTAACAAAGAGTATACAACCCTCGTGGTAACTCACGAAATGGACTTCGCCCGTGCCGTGGCTGATCGAGTTATTTTTATGGCCGACGGTCGAATTTTAGAGGATGCGCCAACGGACAAATTCTTTGATCACCCAGAAAGCGAACGGGCCCGGAAGTTCTTGTCTCAAGTGGAACATCACTAG
- a CDS encoding transporter substrate-binding domain-containing protein, whose translation MSKLHERRVGLVASIVLVVVLVGGIALGLNHQKSQARNNDSLETIKTTHVMRWGVKSDTRLFGLISPKTGQSEGFDVDVARAVTEQIAKQTGTKIKPEFTPVTTSSKIQLLKNNQVDAVAASMTITPERAKVVDFSKPYFPAGQSLLVKKGSPIKSIKDLNRPDATIIGVMGTTALQTTKQFAPKAKVIAMPDNSQAFSALQSGQGDAMTTDNAILYGFSSQSPNVQVVGGTFTNQPYGLAVNKGQTRLQREVDQALVTIRQNGTYERLIKKWFGNIPGLDWRELLK comes from the coding sequence ATGAGTAAATTACACGAACGACGAGTGGGGCTAGTGGCGTCCATCGTGCTCGTGGTGGTGTTAGTGGGGGGAATTGCCCTCGGTCTCAACCACCAAAAGAGTCAAGCCCGCAATAACGATAGTTTAGAAACAATTAAAACCACGCACGTCATGCGCTGGGGCGTTAAGTCTGATACCCGGCTGTTTGGATTGATTAGTCCTAAAACCGGTCAAAGTGAAGGTTTTGATGTGGACGTTGCCCGCGCCGTGACCGAACAAATTGCCAAGCAAACGGGAACGAAGATTAAGCCGGAATTTACACCGGTAACAACGTCTTCCAAGATTCAATTGTTAAAAAACAACCAGGTCGATGCCGTAGCGGCTTCCATGACGATTACACCGGAACGGGCCAAAGTGGTGGACTTTTCTAAGCCCTACTTTCCTGCCGGTCAATCTTTACTGGTTAAAAAGGGTTCACCGATTAAGAGTATCAAGGATTTAAACCGTCCCGACGCTACCATCATTGGAGTAATGGGAACGACGGCTTTGCAAACCACGAAGCAGTTCGCTCCCAAAGCCAAGGTGATCGCGATGCCGGATAACTCGCAGGCCTTTAGTGCGCTGCAATCAGGTCAAGGGGATGCTATGACCACTGATAATGCCATCTTGTACGGATTCTCTTCACAGAGTCCGAACGTACAAGTGGTGGGCGGAACCTTTACGAACCAACCGTACGGATTGGCAGTTAACAAGGGACAAACCCGCCTCCAACGTGAAGTTGATCAAGCGTTGGTTACAATTCGACAAAACGGAACGTATGAACGCTTAATCAAGAAGTGGTTTGGTAACATTCCAGGCCTAGATTGGAGGGAACTACTGAAATGA
- a CDS encoding amino acid ABC transporter permease: MIKILIDNWQTILTGFGYTIGASILGLIGSLVLGTVFALMEMTPQPVIRGIGKAFVEFFRNIPLLVITLFFYVVVSHLLKINGFWSGTMALALYTSAFIAECIRGGVNSVDPGQMEGARSNGMTYTQAMVHVVLPQGFKLALPSLGNQFINLIKNSSILSFVAGLDLMYQANVISGANLDPFNTYIVIGIFYLLLTGPLSVLMTKLENKLGGSN; the protein is encoded by the coding sequence ATGATTAAAATCTTAATTGATAACTGGCAAACCATTTTAACTGGATTTGGGTACACCATCGGAGCTTCCATTCTAGGTTTAATCGGTTCGCTAGTCTTAGGAACTGTATTTGCCCTGATGGAAATGACGCCCCAACCAGTCATCCGGGGGATTGGGAAGGCTTTTGTGGAGTTCTTCCGGAACATTCCGCTGTTGGTAATTACGTTATTTTTCTACGTGGTGGTTTCCCACTTGCTCAAAATTAACGGTTTTTGGTCCGGAACCATGGCCCTCGCGCTTTATACCTCGGCTTTTATTGCCGAATGTATTCGGGGGGGAGTAAATTCCGTTGACCCCGGCCAAATGGAAGGAGCGCGTTCCAACGGAATGACGTATACGCAAGCAATGGTGCACGTGGTCTTACCGCAAGGCTTTAAGCTGGCGCTTCCTTCGTTAGGGAACCAATTTATTAACCTAATTAAGAACTCATCCATCTTGTCCTTCGTGGCTGGTTTGGATTTGATGTATCAAGCGAACGTGATTTCTGGAGCCAACCTGGATCCTTTTAACACCTACATCGTCATCGGGATTTTCTACCTGTTATTGACCGGACCGTTGTCCGTGTTAATGACGAAGCTCGAAAACAAGTTAGGGGGGAGTAACTAA
- a CDS encoding amino acid ABC transporter permease: MILSAFSATNLHYLMGGLGITIAVSVISIIISFIFGTLFGVILYEEVPYFSRTVQLIVNTIRNLPLLLLIFFTYFALPKLGIELNAFTATVAAMSVFESTMVSQIIRGGLLSVGKGQSEGALSTGMNRWQTLWYILLPQGLKNSIPPLISQFISLVKDTSLATAIVLTEMMFRSQVIYGQNPNYMIPMFALVTALYFIVNYSLSLLSKWFEKRLSL, translated from the coding sequence ATGATTTTATCTGCTTTTAGTGCTACGAACCTCCACTACCTGATGGGAGGATTGGGAATTACCATCGCAGTTTCTGTAATTTCCATTATCATCAGTTTTATCTTTGGAACCTTATTTGGAGTGATTCTTTATGAAGAAGTACCATACTTCTCACGGACCGTGCAATTAATTGTGAATACGATTCGGAACTTGCCACTCCTGCTACTGATTTTCTTTACCTACTTTGCCTTGCCAAAGTTAGGGATTGAATTAAATGCCTTTACCGCGACGGTGGCTGCTATGTCCGTCTTTGAATCAACAATGGTCTCACAGATCATACGGGGTGGATTGCTCTCCGTTGGGAAAGGTCAGTCAGAAGGGGCTTTATCAACCGGGATGAACCGGTGGCAAACGTTGTGGTACATCTTGTTACCCCAAGGTTTGAAAAATTCAATTCCTCCGTTGATTTCCCAATTTATTTCCTTGGTTAAGGATACTTCCTTGGCCACGGCCATCGTTTTGACGGAAATGATGTTCCGGAGCCAAGTCATCTACGGACAAAACCCGAACTATATGATTCCGATGTTTGCTTTAGTTACAGCCTTGTACTTCATCGTGAACTACAGTCTGTCGTTACTATCCAAGTGGTTTGAAAAACGCCTTTCGCTCTAA
- a CDS encoding YbgA family protein yields the protein MEQWQADWAYQKYWVMARSQHLYNAWRRLARNNQWDDDKAVIANELRLAAGEMQPTVKTLRNTYQHVWGYFKRSATPAEKAEFQAALADLTPEVDRVGPLLLRLAHQYRVDYLLQSRLLQEWEDDDHASLA from the coding sequence ATGGAACAATGGCAAGCAGACTGGGCGTACCAAAAGTACTGGGTAATGGCGCGCTCCCAGCATTTATACAATGCTTGGCGTCGCTTGGCCCGCAATAACCAGTGGGACGATGATAAGGCAGTAATTGCCAACGAACTGCGGTTGGCCGCGGGCGAAATGCAGCCGACAGTTAAAACCCTGCGCAATACCTATCAACACGTCTGGGGTTACTTTAAACGGAGTGCCACACCAGCGGAAAAGGCGGAATTCCAAGCGGCGTTGGCAGACTTGACACCCGAAGTGGACCGCGTAGGTCCTTTGTTACTGCGGTTGGCACATCAGTATCGGGTTGACTACTTATTACAAAGTCGGTTATTACAAGAATGGGAGGATGATGATCATGCGTCTCTGGCATGA
- a CDS encoding TIGR02328 family protein gives MRLWHEALIQKLPRQQLLGQHRECAALRGNGWGRKHATVNYVFQHSPYKLFQFHMLVMDEMERLGYHPDQNWRKPEYRGKTCPAYQELTPCALTKPIYPEHNATYLQLCERLLAERT, from the coding sequence ATGCGTCTCTGGCATGAAGCCTTGATTCAGAAATTGCCTCGTCAACAACTGCTAGGACAACACCGGGAGTGTGCGGCGTTACGGGGTAACGGTTGGGGTCGTAAGCACGCGACCGTGAACTACGTCTTTCAGCATTCACCGTATAAATTGTTTCAATTTCACATGTTAGTGATGGACGAGATGGAACGCCTGGGCTACCATCCTGATCAAAATTGGCGGAAACCGGAGTACCGGGGCAAAACCTGCCCGGCGTATCAGGAACTGACTCCCTGTGCATTAACTAAGCCGATTTATCCAGAGCACAATGCAACTTATTTACAGCTGTGTGAACGGTTGCTGGCAGAACGAACTTAA
- a CDS encoding D-alanyl-D-alanine carboxypeptidase family protein — protein MDNQFNQHHYHRSRSWFTRKRTGIIIVVLLLLISGGAAGVAYHYYQVQPAPKPAKTIPVKKHTNTIALAKPLHLTQTKAHQAIVIDAQTGQVLGEKNANQQVGIASESKILTAYAVLKAIKAKKITWDTKVPITKKSDWSHKDPNVYAHLDVHEGEKLPVRTLFNAMYTLSANDAAFALADFMKPKDMTQQQALTKWAQELNLNGSKWFNAAGQLNRNAGDYEVKHQKWDAENTASVAQVAKMTYQNLQISPELHQDYHDLEFVYHPTPEQSKSLETELSRFQKGIKSHLNNPLNLSFKNYKTGSSPKYGGGISAFMQAPDGHQFIVVVDGAGPYISRAPRFQESVNALNEVLAQKQPISFKKGQEVKNLKTIDEPHAHSTQIEKKSVYWNDK, from the coding sequence ATGGACAACCAATTTAACCAGCATCATTATCATCGATCTCGTTCCTGGTTTACCCGGAAACGGACCGGGATCATCATCGTAGTTTTACTACTACTCATTAGTGGTGGAGCTGCCGGTGTTGCCTACCATTATTACCAAGTTCAACCGGCTCCCAAGCCAGCCAAAACCATTCCGGTTAAAAAGCACACCAATACCATTGCTTTGGCCAAACCACTGCATCTCACCCAAACCAAGGCCCACCAGGCGATTGTGATTGATGCCCAAACCGGACAGGTGCTGGGTGAAAAAAACGCTAATCAACAGGTCGGAATCGCCTCAGAAAGTAAGATATTAACCGCCTATGCCGTGTTAAAAGCCATTAAAGCCAAAAAGATTACCTGGGATACGAAAGTTCCAATTACCAAAAAATCAGATTGGTCCCACAAAGATCCCAATGTCTACGCCCATCTCGATGTTCATGAAGGCGAAAAACTGCCGGTCAGAACCCTTTTTAACGCCATGTACACTTTGTCCGCTAACGACGCGGCCTTTGCCCTTGCGGACTTTATGAAGCCCAAGGACATGACCCAACAACAGGCACTAACCAAGTGGGCGCAGGAACTGAATTTAAATGGCTCCAAGTGGTTTAATGCAGCAGGGCAATTAAATCGGAACGCTGGCGATTACGAGGTCAAACACCAGAAGTGGGACGCCGAAAATACGGCAAGTGTGGCACAAGTGGCCAAAATGACCTACCAGAATCTTCAAATCAGTCCGGAACTCCACCAAGATTATCACGACCTCGAATTCGTTTATCATCCAACTCCCGAACAATCCAAGTCGCTAGAAACCGAGCTCTCACGCTTTCAAAAGGGGATTAAATCTCACTTGAATAATCCGCTGAACCTCAGTTTCAAAAATTACAAAACGGGTTCTAGTCCCAAATACGGGGGTGGGATTTCCGCCTTCATGCAAGCACCTGACGGCCATCAGTTTATCGTTGTCGTGGACGGGGCTGGTCCTTACATCAGTCGGGCACCCCGCTTTCAAGAGAGCGTCAACGCTTTAAACGAAGTTTTAGCACAAAAGCAACCAATTTCGTTCAAAAAAGGGCAGGAAGTAAAGAATCTCAAAACCATTGATGAACCGCACGCGCACTCCACCCAAATTGAGAAGAAGTCTGTTTATTGGAATGACAAATAA
- a CDS encoding NCS2 family permease — MGTKIASFFNFKELGTNFRTETLAGVTTFVSMVYILFVNPQVLGAAGMDKGAVFTATAVATAFGCILMGVIANYPFALSAGLGVNAFFAYSVCIGMKVPWQTAMSGVFIASILFIILTAMKLREKIINAIPVDLKAAIGGGIGLFIAFIGFHDGGLVVANKSTLVSLGSLTNPLTLLTVAGLIITLFLMSARVPGAIFVGMIISSAIGMITGIIKLPTAIVAGVPSIKSTFLVGLFNVDKINTPQLFVVVLTFLLVTFFDTAGTLIGLAEQAGYMRNNQMPRVGRALAADSTTMLVGSLLGTSPMSVYVESSAGIAVGGRSGFTAIVTGIMFIFAMFFSPLLAVITSQITAPALIIVGVLMAKSLAQVDWNKFELAAPAFLIAVGMPLTYSISDGIALGFIAYPITMIAAKRGKEVGWMMYALAIVFLIFFFILKN, encoded by the coding sequence ATGGGAACTAAAATCGCGTCGTTTTTTAACTTTAAGGAGCTCGGGACGAACTTCCGCACGGAAACGCTCGCCGGAGTAACGACCTTTGTTTCAATGGTCTACATCCTCTTCGTTAACCCCCAGGTCTTAGGGGCCGCCGGAATGGACAAAGGAGCGGTCTTTACCGCCACAGCCGTAGCCACTGCCTTTGGATGTATTTTGATGGGAGTCATTGCAAACTATCCGTTTGCTTTGTCAGCCGGCCTTGGAGTGAACGCTTTCTTCGCCTACTCCGTTTGTATCGGAATGAAGGTCCCGTGGCAAACGGCCATGAGTGGGGTCTTCATTGCTTCAATCCTCTTCATCATTTTAACAGCCATGAAACTGCGGGAAAAAATCATCAATGCGATTCCCGTGGATTTAAAGGCTGCGATTGGAGGCGGAATTGGACTTTTCATCGCCTTCATCGGCTTTCACGATGGGGGCCTGGTGGTTGCTAACAAGAGTACGTTGGTCAGCCTCGGTTCCCTCACTAATCCGTTGACCTTACTCACGGTAGCGGGCTTAATCATCACACTCTTCTTGATGAGTGCCAGGGTTCCTGGAGCCATCTTCGTTGGGATGATCATTTCCTCCGCAATTGGAATGATTACCGGCATTATCAAACTCCCCACGGCAATTGTTGCTGGTGTGCCCAGCATCAAATCAACTTTTTTAGTTGGACTCTTCAACGTGGATAAGATTAACACACCGCAGTTGTTCGTCGTGGTACTAACCTTCCTACTGGTAACCTTTTTTGATACAGCAGGAACCCTGATTGGATTGGCAGAACAAGCTGGTTACATGCGCAACAACCAAATGCCACGGGTCGGAAGAGCCCTCGCTGCTGATTCGACGACCATGTTAGTTGGATCATTGCTGGGAACTTCCCCGATGAGTGTCTACGTCGAATCATCCGCCGGAATCGCCGTGGGTGGTCGGTCCGGATTCACCGCCATTGTTACGGGAATTATGTTCATCTTTGCAATGTTCTTTTCCCCGTTACTGGCTGTGATTACCAGTCAAATTACGGCGCCTGCCTTAATTATCGTTGGGGTTTTGATGGCTAAATCACTGGCACAGGTCGACTGGAACAAGTTTGAACTAGCTGCCCCGGCCTTCTTAATTGCAGTGGGAATGCCGTTAACATACAGTATCTCAGACGGAATTGCGCTCGGTTTCATCGCCTACCCGATTACCATGATTGCCGCCAAACGAGGCAAAGAAGTGGGTTGGATGATGTACGCCTTAGCAATTGTCTTCCTGATTTTCTTCTTTATTCTAAAAAATTAA
- a CDS encoding NAD(P)H-binding protein: MTDSILVVGNGPLTTDVKHQLDATNHVIIKQEQLTEADTYAQLPPQLAAVVVTAGPNDVDLVVEAVDAVLQRQRVMVQRWILVSAAGIDGEVQGSLKYPGVTNVAEYLREQRYAIKLIDETELPYLIIRPGRLVAEKQSPAQLFNEGESVPAGVVSYETISNLIKAGLQGKYQNQSIAVIETAEEEE; encoded by the coding sequence ATGACAGATTCAATTTTAGTGGTGGGGAACGGTCCCTTAACCACCGATGTAAAACACCAATTAGATGCAACCAATCACGTAATTATAAAACAGGAGCAATTAACTGAGGCGGACACCTACGCCCAGTTGCCGCCGCAATTAGCTGCCGTAGTGGTCACAGCTGGTCCGAACGATGTGGATCTAGTGGTGGAGGCAGTCGATGCAGTCTTGCAACGTCAACGGGTAATGGTGCAACGCTGGATTTTGGTCTCAGCTGCTGGAATTGACGGCGAAGTCCAAGGTTCTTTGAAGTATCCCGGTGTTACGAACGTCGCAGAATATCTGCGTGAACAACGGTATGCCATTAAATTGATTGATGAAACAGAACTGCCGTACCTGATTATTCGCCCCGGCAGGTTAGTGGCTGAAAAACAGAGTCCTGCCCAATTATTCAACGAAGGAGAGTCCGTTCCCGCGGGCGTTGTTTCATATGAAACAATTAGTAATTTAATTAAAGCGGGTTTACAAGGTAAATACCAGAATCAATCGATTGCAGTGATTGAAACCGCAGAGGAGGAAGAATGA